ACAAGCCGCAAAACGTTTTACTCGCATTGCGTTAAAACCTTATCTCGGCTCGCAACCACTCAAAAGCCGAGAATTATTCCAATCTATTTTACCTCATCGATTAAAAGGGGCTTAAGGCTTCTTAGAACATGATAAACCCTATACGAGCCGTATAGGGTTATTTAATCTGAGCTGCTCTGCGGCTCTTCTATTACAGCCCCAGCGGGGCTGGGCTTAACGAACCTAGCACGGCTCGTGCTAGGTTATTTCCCCAAAATAGAGTTTGTTAGCAATCTGAGGATTTTAATGCTCCTTTTGTTATTTCTTTTTTTCCGTGAAATTAAAATACTTTAATTGCGATCTATTTTCATTTATAATTTCTGCAAATGTTATTGAGAATTTTTCTTAACAAGCAAAATTTTAATTTCAAAATAGGGTCTTTTATGAAATTCAAACACAGTGTCATTTATACGGCGTTATTTATTCTTCCAACCATTGCACAGGCTGAAACAGCTAATGAGGCTGCACTTGAACAGGTTGATGTTGTTTCACAATTTGAAAAAGCAAAAGCAGCAGGCGATAAACAGAAAGAAATCGTTAATTTAAGTTTATTGGGACGCCAAACTGCATTTACTTCGCCTATTGCGGTGGTTAACTATGATGAAAAAGCATTTGAAGATAAATCACCTCGTAACATTGTTGATGTGATTGCGAAAACAGATGCTTCTGTGATGAATTTTGGTGGCGAAACGAATACCCTTTCAGGCGTTTATGTTCGCAATTTACAGCTTGATATGCGTCAAGTGAGTGTAAACGGTTTAGCAGGGCTATATTCTACCTATAACTCTCCAACAGCAGGTGTTGCTTCTGCTCAAATCATTAAAGGCGCATCTACGGCAACAACAGGTATGGATCCAGAAGGTTCAGCCGGTGCGGCAATGAACATTGAAACCAAACGTGCCACCGATGAAGATATTAACAAAATTGGTTTTGGTTGGTTTAGTAATAACCGCTTGCAAGAGACTTTTGATTTTGGTCGCCGTTTTGGGGCAAATAAAGAGTGGGGGATCCGCATTAACGGGAAATACCGTGATGGCGATACTGCTCGTGAGAACTATGATGAATTAGCTAAAGAAATTGCAATTGGTGCAGATTATCGAGGTGAGAAATTACGTGTCGGCGTAGATTATATGCATAATAAGCGTGATACAAATGGCGGTCGTGCAAGACTTCAAGATATGCAAAATCTGACTTACACCGTGCCTTCCGCACCAAATGGCAAAACCAACCTTAACCCGGCTTGGATTGGGCAGCGTACAGAAGATGAAACCATTATGGGGACATTCGAGTATGATTTACCTTATGGCATGATGCTTTCAGGGGGGATTGGTCATATGGAGTCGAAATACTCTGGTGCATTTGGGCAAATTACCTCAATTAAACAAAATGGCGACTTTAACGTTTCAGGTATTCGTGGCATTGATTTCCGCTCAAGAACCACAAGCGGTAATTTAAAATTAGAAGGCGAGTTAGAAACTGGTGCAGTGAAACATAACTGGAATGTGGCGTATGATGAAGTGCAACGTCAGCGTGATCACGACCAAAGTGCGAAAACTAATGGCTCTATTAAAGGCGGCTCAATTTACAGCCCTTCATTTACAGAATTGAAAAATTTTAATTTAACGCCAACAGAACAAGGTACAGATACAAAATTAACCGCAAGAAGTTTTGCTTTATCAGATACGCTTGGCTTTATTGAAAACTCGCTTCGATTAACGTTAGGTGGACGTTTCCAATGGATTAAACAGTACGATAAAAGTGAGAACACAACGCTAAAAGCGGATCGTTTTAGCCCAATGGTTACGCTAGCTTATGTGCCAAACCCAAACCTTGTTGTATATGGTAACTATTTAGAAGATTTGGAACCGGGTAATGCCGATCCGGATACAGGCGAGATGAATAGCCCGCGTGTGAGCAAACAAATTGAAGTCGGTGTTCGTAAAAACTGGCAAGATTGGCTAACTTCTACATTAAGCGTTTATCAAATTTCACGCCCGGGGATTATTCGTGGTGCGAAAGGAAGTACATTAGCAGATCAGGCAGGTAAGGAACACGGGAAAGAACGTAACCGTGGCGTAGAACTTAATGTGTATGCAAGTTTATTGGATAATACCTTACGCCCAGCGTTAGGTTTAACTTACAACCAAGCGAAAGTTTTTGATTTCCCAACTTATAAAGATGTGATTGTTGATGGCGTTCAAGTAACAAGCCCTCGTTGGATTGCTAAAGCTGGGGTAGAGTGGGATACGCCATTTATCCAAAATTTAACATTAAATGCAGCGTTACAGTATTATGGCAAATCGTATCAAGATACGGCGGCAAATTATAAATTGCCTTCATATACTACGGTTGATCTTGGTGCCAAATATGTTGTACGAGTGGCAGAAAAACAACATTTAACGCTACGTGCGGGCGTAGATAACCTCTTCAATAAACATTATTGGCAGGTACAACGTGGTCTATATGACCGTAGTTTTGCCGTGTTAGGTATGCCACGTACTTATTGGGCGAATATGGAGTACTCATTCTAGTTTAAGCGCCTAAAACACTATTTTATTTACAAGCGGTTGAATTTTTCTTAATCTTTGCATTTACAAAAATTTTGAGAAATTTAACCGCTTTATTTTCTAGGAAAAAAAAGATGATTTCACGACAATCTTATCGCCGGCTTTCTTTATTAAGAGTGCTGGCGTTTTCACTTTCAGCTTTTATTTTTAATACAACAGAATTTGTGCCTGTAGCATTACTCTCAGATATAGCAGCGAGTTTCCAAATGGAAACCGCAACCACGGGGTTGATGATTACAGTGTATGCGTGGGTAGTATTTTTGTTTTCTCTGCCATTGATGTTGCTTACCGCTAAAATGGAGCGTAAAAGTTTACTGATTAAGCTCTTTATTTTGTTTATAGCGAGTCATATTTTGTCGGTATTTGCTTGGAATTTCTGGGTTCTCTTGATTTCTCGTATTGGTATTGCTTTTGCTCATGCGGTATTTTGGTCAATTACTGCATCGTTAGTTATTCGTGTTGCGCCTAAAGATAAAAAACAGCAAGCCTTAGGTTTATTAGCGTTGGGTAGCTCTCTAGCCATGATTTTAGGTCTGCCTTTAGGCAGAATGATTGGGCAGATGTTAGATTGGCGTTCGACCTTTGCGGTAATAGGTGTTATTGCCTTTATTGTGATGTTAGTGATGTGGAAATTATTGCCTCATCTACCAAGCCAAAATGCAGGATCGCTATCAAGCTTACCGATTTTATTTAAACGACCAATGCTTGTCGGAATTTACCTTTTGGTTGCAGTAATTATTTCGGGACATTTCACAGGGTATAGTTATATTGAACCTTTTGTGATGAACATTAGCCGAATCTCGCCTGAGATGGCGACAGTTGTGTTATTAGTTTTTGGGCTGGCAGGTATTTTGGCTAGCATGTTGTTTGGTCGTTTATATGCAAAATCGCCTCGCATATTTATCAGTAGCGCAATTTTGTTGATTAGCTTTATGCAACTACTATTATTGCCACTCGGACATTATGAGTGGGTTCTTTTCCCTCTAGTTTTCATTTGGGGTGTGGGCATTACTGCCGTGAGTATTGCACTACAAATGAAAGTGTTGCAATTAGCACCAGATGCAACAGATGTAGCCACCGCCATTTATTCAGGGATTTATAATATCGGTATTGGTTCCGGTGCGTTAATTGGAAGTGTTGTCATGAATAAAATTGGCTTAGCCGAGATTGGCTTTGTTGGTGGTGGATTAGCGTTGATTGGACTGTTATGGTTTAGACATATTTCATTGAAATTTGAACAGAAGTAAAAAATAAGGCATCTTTCTCGATGCCTTATTGTTACTGTTTCATAAACTGATTACTTTGTTTAAGCATTTGGAAGAACAGTGCAAGCGGTGGTTTTTCGCTTTTTATTTGCAATCCTTCCGCATTAAAGCTTTCAAGATGACCTTTTTTATCAATATGGAATTGTTCTCCATCCGGCATAATGGCGATGTTCCAATAATGATTAGATGCCAGTAACCATAATCGATTATTTTTCTTCGTAAGATCAATTCCTTGAGCATAATCACTAGCAGGGTTTAGCACGCCAAAGAATTGGCTAAAGAT
This genomic window from Actinobacillus porcitonsillarum contains:
- a CDS encoding TonB-dependent siderophore receptor, with amino-acid sequence MKFKHSVIYTALFILPTIAQAETANEAALEQVDVVSQFEKAKAAGDKQKEIVNLSLLGRQTAFTSPIAVVNYDEKAFEDKSPRNIVDVIAKTDASVMNFGGETNTLSGVYVRNLQLDMRQVSVNGLAGLYSTYNSPTAGVASAQIIKGASTATTGMDPEGSAGAAMNIETKRATDEDINKIGFGWFSNNRLQETFDFGRRFGANKEWGIRINGKYRDGDTARENYDELAKEIAIGADYRGEKLRVGVDYMHNKRDTNGGRARLQDMQNLTYTVPSAPNGKTNLNPAWIGQRTEDETIMGTFEYDLPYGMMLSGGIGHMESKYSGAFGQITSIKQNGDFNVSGIRGIDFRSRTTSGNLKLEGELETGAVKHNWNVAYDEVQRQRDHDQSAKTNGSIKGGSIYSPSFTELKNFNLTPTEQGTDTKLTARSFALSDTLGFIENSLRLTLGGRFQWIKQYDKSENTTLKADRFSPMVTLAYVPNPNLVVYGNYLEDLEPGNADPDTGEMNSPRVSKQIEVGVRKNWQDWLTSTLSVYQISRPGIIRGAKGSTLADQAGKEHGKERNRGVELNVYASLLDNTLRPALGLTYNQAKVFDFPTYKDVIVDGVQVTSPRWIAKAGVEWDTPFIQNLTLNAALQYYGKSYQDTAANYKLPSYTTVDLGAKYVVRVAEKQHLTLRAGVDNLFNKHYWQVQRGLYDRSFAVLGMPRTYWANMEYSF
- a CDS encoding sugar transporter, whose amino-acid sequence is MISRQSYRRLSLLRVLAFSLSAFIFNTTEFVPVALLSDIAASFQMETATTGLMITVYAWVVFLFSLPLMLLTAKMERKSLLIKLFILFIASHILSVFAWNFWVLLISRIGIAFAHAVFWSITASLVIRVAPKDKKQQALGLLALGSSLAMILGLPLGRMIGQMLDWRSTFAVIGVIAFIVMLVMWKLLPHLPSQNAGSLSSLPILFKRPMLVGIYLLVAVIISGHFTGYSYIEPFVMNISRISPEMATVVLLVFGLAGILASMLFGRLYAKSPRIFISSAILLISFMQLLLLPLGHYEWVLFPLVFIWGVGITAVSIALQMKVLQLAPDATDVATAIYSGIYNIGIGSGALIGSVVMNKIGLAEIGFVGGGLALIGLLWFRHISLKFEQK